In Streptomyces sp. NBC_01426, one genomic interval encodes:
- a CDS encoding ATP-binding protein: MWGHTESSDGGAASFVGRDGELAALEAALAGHRLITLTGPGGVGKSRLVRRALETGAGDTFPDGIHWADLSPLPDDRLLVDTVADALDLADHTPRTLGEAVRQWIGGRRLLLVLDCCEHLIAAVRSLVQDLLDAAPHLVILLTSRQPLASEREHVLELGPLPHDANAVEALALFAARAGEAAPAQAPPWEQERIEAARAICARLEGVPLALELAAAQLTDHTVEELAERLARRIGPLAGSGSRRPARHRALRTVIGWSHEWCEPRERLLWLRLSVFGGAFDEPAVRAVCSAAPLAEADTGPLLAALVAKSVVRRTDDGAADADGEGVTYRMLDTIREYGAMWLDAIGEREALRTRHAGYFLDLVRAAEQDWLGPGQRDAYRRIADAHGDVCAALDHTLATTPGQALELAGRVGFFWACSGYLHAARGYLERALSTARPQDVSAEGRVRSLWALGVTLLLQGEKEQAHQLAVTCEALAAEFEHTPGPALDAAYLLGLSHLLAGRPLAARIVSDNVLEAIPGRPFDSAPRLRCHLVRVFALTGLGLFTDARAEAERLLSGCVARDEHWTRSYAEYQLALICLFESRPDESADHARAMLESKRELGDSFGTALGLDLLAAARAASGDEAGAAHAYGTGHAYWQAVGHPQRGTPELGPVREECERTARSALGDQAYEAAFLEGVRHGHALRTRPHPYDG, from the coding sequence CCGGACATCGACTGATCACCCTCACCGGGCCGGGCGGCGTCGGGAAGTCCCGCCTGGTCCGGCGGGCGCTGGAGACGGGCGCCGGCGACACCTTCCCCGACGGGATCCACTGGGCCGACCTCTCGCCCCTGCCCGACGATCGACTGCTGGTGGACACCGTCGCCGACGCGCTCGACCTCGCCGACCACACCCCCCGCACCCTCGGCGAAGCGGTCCGGCAATGGATCGGCGGGCGCCGGCTGCTCCTCGTGTTGGACTGCTGCGAGCACCTGATCGCCGCCGTGCGCTCCCTCGTGCAGGACCTCCTCGACGCCGCCCCGCACCTGGTCATCCTCCTGACCAGCCGTCAGCCGCTGGCATCGGAGCGGGAACACGTCCTGGAACTGGGCCCGTTACCCCACGACGCGAACGCCGTGGAGGCCCTCGCCCTGTTCGCCGCCCGCGCCGGCGAGGCCGCCCCCGCGCAGGCCCCGCCGTGGGAACAGGAGCGGATCGAGGCCGCCCGGGCCATCTGCGCCCGCCTCGAAGGAGTACCCCTCGCACTGGAACTCGCCGCGGCGCAGTTGACGGACCACACCGTCGAGGAACTCGCCGAACGGCTCGCCCGCCGGATCGGCCCGCTCGCCGGCAGCGGGTCCCGCCGGCCTGCCCGCCACCGCGCCCTGCGCACCGTCATCGGCTGGAGCCACGAGTGGTGCGAGCCGCGCGAACGGCTGCTGTGGCTGCGGCTGTCCGTGTTCGGCGGCGCCTTCGACGAACCCGCCGTACGCGCTGTGTGCTCCGCCGCCCCCCTCGCCGAGGCCGACACCGGGCCACTGCTGGCGGCGCTGGTCGCCAAGTCCGTCGTACGCCGCACCGACGACGGCGCCGCAGATGCGGACGGCGAGGGCGTCACGTACCGGATGCTCGACACGATCCGCGAGTACGGAGCCATGTGGCTCGACGCCATCGGGGAACGCGAGGCCCTGCGGACCCGGCACGCAGGCTACTTCCTGGACCTGGTGCGCGCCGCCGAGCAGGACTGGCTCGGCCCGGGCCAGCGCGACGCCTACCGCAGGATCGCCGACGCGCATGGCGACGTGTGCGCCGCCCTCGACCACACCCTGGCCACCACCCCCGGACAGGCCCTGGAACTGGCCGGACGCGTCGGCTTCTTCTGGGCCTGCAGCGGCTACCTGCACGCGGCCCGCGGCTACCTGGAGCGCGCGCTGTCCACCGCACGGCCGCAGGACGTGTCCGCTGAGGGGCGGGTCCGCTCCCTGTGGGCCCTCGGGGTCACCCTGTTGCTCCAAGGCGAGAAGGAGCAGGCCCACCAACTCGCCGTCACCTGCGAGGCGTTGGCCGCCGAGTTCGAGCACACGCCCGGCCCCGCCCTGGACGCCGCCTACCTGTTGGGCCTGAGCCACCTGCTGGCCGGCAGGCCGTTGGCCGCGCGCATCGTCTCCGACAACGTCCTGGAGGCCATCCCCGGCCGGCCCTTCGACTCGGCGCCACGACTGCGCTGCCACCTGGTACGGGTGTTCGCCCTGACCGGTCTGGGCCTGTTCACGGACGCCCGCGCGGAAGCCGAGCGGCTGCTGTCCGGCTGTGTCGCTCGCGACGAGCACTGGACGCGGTCCTACGCCGAGTACCAACTGGCGTTGATCTGCCTGTTCGAGAGCCGGCCGGACGAGTCCGCGGACCACGCCCGCGCCATGCTGGAGAGCAAGCGGGAACTGGGCGACAGCTTCGGTACCGCCCTCGGCCTCGACCTGCTCGCGGCGGCACGGGCCGCCTCGGGCGACGAGGCGGGCGCCGCGCACGCGTACGGAACGGGCCACGCGTACTGGCAGGCGGTCGGCCATCCGCAGCGCGGCACCCCCGAACTGGGCCCCGTACGCGAGGAATGCGAACGCACCGCCCGCAGCGCGCTGGGGGACCAGGCCTACGAGGCCGCCTTCCTGGAAGGCGTCCGCCACGGCCACGCCCTGCGGACCCGGCCGCACCCGTACGACGGCTGA